The genomic segment accaTCCTACACatctttttattaaataattttataatttcgaaaataacatgtgtgcttctaatttttttttcttcacgtgctttaattttctcaaaacaatatcaatattatcTTGTAACTAAGTAAAGAAAAGATTGTTCTATGATACACATATAATCATTACCTCCGTTTTGCTGTTACTAATTGTCTTTTTTCGAATCGTGgaataaaaaatctaaatttaTCTAATAACTTTAAACAAAAGAATTAGCCATTAACTAATTTaaaacttttgaaaaatatCTTGAGACGAAGTCAACATCCATGTTTTATTTGTTGATGAAGAAATCTTAAAAAATAGCCTTTATTTTAGAAGTTAATTCATTCATTTACAAGCATAattaagatttatttaaatattaataataacaaaatttttttattaaagaaaTTGGTTAAAATCTTTGATTGCGTGTCATTTCCACTGGTTGGGTCCAAAATTTCCTAAATTACTCATCTCAGCTGCGTTCTCCCGCGGCTGCCGGGAAATGGGGAAACACGGCAAGAAGCAAAGCCACGACCACCGCAGGGGAAGAAGAACCTCGTACACTGTTAATGAAGACGACGATGAAGAAACCCAAGGCTGCCCACTAAGCCCGCAGACTTCAACTCTTCAGAAAACTACTCTCTCCGATTCTGATCAAGAATCCCAAGAAGAACAAACGGAGACCGAAGAAATCCCATCGAATAATGATGACGCGCCTTCAAAATTCTTGCTTTATCAACAAGCTGTGCAGGTCTGCAACTTAGTTTAGTGTTTATCTATGTTTCTATTTAGTGAAATATTGCATATGAATGTGACTAATTGTTTTATATGTATTTCTTGCAAATGCAGTCACCCAAAGGGGACATAAGCTATTTGCAGAAGTTCTTTCTGATGTATGTGGGTGGAAGGGTTCCCCTCCATCTCCAGGAAGACTTCTGTGGAACTGCCCTTTTGAGGTATTTCTCATACTGGCCccctttttttctttctttctttcttttagtCTTTTTATTCCTTCTTGTTATAATTCCGAATTGCTCTATGCGTGTAGTtggttattattttatcattctGTTATTGTGTGGGAAATTGCATTCTTTATTTAATCCCAAGAAAACAACGAGTCTGTCGTTTGGTTTCGTCATCCGGATTGATACAATGACTTGCTTCTTTCTTCAATGTCCGTCTAGCATGTTATGTTTCCTGATCGGTCAGTTTGATGCAATTCTATAAATGGAGAGGGCTTTGATTTCATTTTTCGTTTATTGTCCCGCATTTCCTTTAAGGTTATAGTTTTTATGGAAACTTTTGTGGAAGACAAAACGAACTCCTTGGCTTCCCTTTTATTTTGGTTAAGATAggatacaatttttttattgaagCTAAAATGTAATTGGAAAATAGGAAATTACTCCAATCAATCTTGTGAAAAATAATTTGACAAACTAATTTCCGTGTCTGATCTCCATGCAAGCAGACAACACAATCATCAATTTAGGTTAGTACAGGTTACCGTCTTCTTAAAAACTTGTATTAATTCCTTCAAAGCTTTGTCAGCCCATATTTGAGTATTGTTTATGGCTTATGAATGCAATGTTATACTTAATTAAGGACGTACCCTTTTTACTTTTATTGAACAGTGTAGAATGGATTCACGGTGACGCTAGGCGAACTGCTGTAGGATTAGATTTGGATCTCGAAGCGCTGAATTGGTGCATGGAGAACAATGTTAATAGAATCGGGGCTGATATCTGCTCTAGGATAACACTGTTTCATGGAAACGTTTTGCATCCTCTTGATTCAAAATTGATCAACTTTGATCACGACGAGATTATCAAGAATACTAGATCGAAAAGTGATGAAAGTGATTCATTGATCTGCACCGAAAATTTTCTGTCGGAGGGAAGGCCTGAGGCTACTCAATTCATGAAAGAAACTCTGTTGCCAGCAAGAGATATAGTGTGTGCTTTCAACTATAGTTGCTGCTGTCTGCATAGCCGCAAAGAGCTGATTTTGTACTTCAAGTATTCACTTCATGCTCTGAGTAACAAAGGTGGAATATTTGTGATGGATTTATATGGAGGTACCTCATCAGAAAATGAACTGAGGCTGCAGAGAAGATTTCCGAATTTTACGGTATCTTATGCTACAAAGTTCTACATTTTAGTGGCACGTCGTTGCATATGGGCTGAATATTccttttatttgatatttattgcaacattatatttaatgttatcaGAATTATTATcgtaaattcaaaaatattcttTCCCTCTGTAGAATTATCAGAACATGAAAACTTCATTGCTTTTGGCATCTTTTTAAGCTCTGAAGACAAAATAATAATCGATGAGCTACCGATATGTGGTTGGGGTACTGAATTAATTGGAATTTGTTTTGATTGTTGTCATAGATATCTTCTCATTCGATCATCCATCGTGTAAATAGAAGATATGAGTACTCCCTAATGACTTGCATGCCCAAGAAGATATTTTAGGAAGAGCAAAAGGCATCCAAAATTCAAATGATggaattttgaaaagaaatccATCTACTCGAAAGGATTAAAATTTTTGGATTGTAGCTCTTTTCCCTTAAATTTGAGTTCTCAAGTGTCCATGTAATgcattttaattcattttaaaccTTGAAAAAACACTTACCACGGTAAAACCTATTATCGTGTGGTTTTGTAGTGGAGTAGTTGGATTTTGAAGCATCAACTTTTTTGTGTTTTAGCCCAGTGGGAAACCAGGATTTGTTGTTTAAAGACTCACCAATTACTCGTGTATGTgctgttttttttaattatagcATTCTTGAATCTTGCTGCACTTTACCACTTCACATAAATATTATCGACAAACAGACGATTTCAAGTTCTGAATCCTATAATATTTTACAGCATTTCATCACCATTCCGTAATGATTGTTGATGCTATCAATATTTTTGCAGTATGTTTGGGAGCAAGctgaatttgacatcattcAGAGAAAAACAAGAATCAGTCTCCATTTCCATCTCCAAAAGCAGAAAAAGCTGCGGCATGCTTTTAGCTATAGCTGGAGACTGTAAGCTCGACCGTCCTTGTCCACCTGTTgtataaattttcttataaatctTCAATGCCTTTTTTTATCGTCACTTTCTTGacaaaacatgcataatttaaTCACGATGTTTTCTAGATGGTCCTTGCCTGAAGTGAAGGATTGTTTGGAAGAGGCTGGGTTTCGTGCCGTTCACGTATGGATTCGCAGTATGCCCGACAGTGAACAAATTAGATGCACAGATGGCTTCTCCGTTGGAAGAGATGTAAAGTATGATGAGGCTACAAGTTTCAAACAACAAGATGCATGGAATGCGTATATTGTGGGTGTTGCATAGTTACTTCTGAAATCCTGCACAAAAATCAGGCAATTCCCGTCGTCTTGGTCATCAAAGAAAATTTAATTGAAGATTGTTAGACACCGAATTTTATTTCCTTTTGGATTAATAGACCGGGGTGTTTACCTTATGTACTGGTTAGTTATGGCATAGTTTCATCACGTGACACCTTATATTGATGTTCTTTCAGTGTTGAACTAAAGAAAGCTGGTAACACGATTTCCTTGTTTTTTCAAGACTTGATTTGCTCAGATGAATGTACGTGTACAGGATATTTAGGGGTAGAGTCGGGTAGAAACTAGGTAATCAAGAAAACTTAGTTCCTCTGACTAACCATACTAATCAGTTACGGTGTATTGGTTGCTAAAAGGCTAAAAGATTTATTATGTTACTTACACTAATTGATGGCTGTTGTGCAGATTTGATTCTGTAACTTGGACATAAATTGTGCTGTGTTATACTTCGTGTGATCACCACCAAACAACACTCTTGAAATCATGTTCCCTTACTGAACACTCAGACGCGACATCCTTTCTTACACTTTTAACGTGTGTGCTAGCTGTGTTAAGACTCAAGCTTGAAGATGTATTTTTTATGGCTTGTTTTGTAGTGATGACCGATTTAGCATTATTATCTCGAGTTGTTTCTCAAGGGAAATAATTGTGATTTGCTGTAGCCTGACTTTGCAAGAAATGAATGCGCATGATATTTGGAAAACGTTGGCTTATGTATTTGAGTTTGGCTCCATTGAGCACATGGTGGGATTAATGCTGAACACTTGAAAGAGTAGTGGAGTGGTCCTCTCATGTATCATTTTGGTTCCAGTCTCAACCCATGCACTTGGATGACATTAAGATACCAAAATTCTTGCAATTGGTGAGACTGGAACACATGGTAGATCGAGCCTCGGGGTGAAGGATGCCAAACGTTCCTTCTCAAACAATATGGATTAAATTTTCACGTGCAACCCTTTtctgtattttaaattttgccCGACTCTTCTCGACATTGGAGTTGCTGTGGGAAATGTTGACGCTTCCGAAATAATGTAGCAGACGTAAATGATGTTGTGTGATACATTATCGGACCTACTTCAGCGATTAGTTTCAATTGGGACAAATTTCCACTCAGCCAAAACTTCCAATCCAATGTACACCTTTGTTTGCTATGATACTATTCAAATGCCTCGCTCAAACTCAAAGATCGTCATCGTTGGTACTTTCAAAAGTTCATTTTGATTTCTCTTTTGCATCCATCGGTCGAGTTTTCAAATACGGCTATGAAAAGTTGCCTATCGTTAGGCAAATCTTTCTTTACTGAATTTGATTGGCCAGTCGTAATCTGACAGGTATCATGTAAAGCAGGGAGATACTATATGTTACATCGGGTGAGTTTCGTCCAATGAAACATCTGTTGTGTGGGTCTCATTCTCAATAAATAATAGACGATACACCGGTTGAAGGTGTAAATCACATCTGGTGGAGCATA from the Primulina tabacum isolate GXHZ01 chromosome 16, ASM2559414v2, whole genome shotgun sequence genome contains:
- the LOC142529797 gene encoding uncharacterized protein LOC142529797, yielding MGKHGKKQSHDHRRGRRTSYTVNEDDDEETQGCPLSPQTSTLQKTTLSDSDQESQEEQTETEEIPSNNDDAPSKFLLYQQAVQSPKGDISYLQKFFLMYVGGRVPLHLQEDFCGTALLSVEWIHGDARRTAVGLDLDLEALNWCMENNVNRIGADICSRITLFHGNVLHPLDSKLINFDHDEIIKNTRSKSDESDSLICTENFLSEGRPEATQFMKETLLPARDIVCAFNYSCCCLHSRKELILYFKYSLHALSNKGGIFVMDLYGGTSSENELRLQRRFPNFTYVWEQAEFDIIQRKTRISLHFHLQKQKKLRHAFSYSWRLWSLPEVKDCLEEAGFRAVHVWIRSMPDSEQIRCTDGFSVGRDVKYDEATSFKQQDAWNAYIVGVA